The following are from one region of the Haliaeetus albicilla chromosome 24, bHalAlb1.1, whole genome shotgun sequence genome:
- the USP4 gene encoding ubiquitin carboxyl-terminal hydrolase 4 isoform X4: protein MAAAEGGGARPDATVQRAELGPLLATALRPGESWYLVDSRWFKQWKKYVGFDSWDMFGAGDPGLFPGPIDNSGLFGDPETQSLKEHLIDELDYVLVPTEAWNKLVKWYGCIDGQQPIVRKVVEYGLFVKHYKVEVYLLELKLCESSDPDNVISCHFSKADTVATIEKKMRKLFNIPAEKETRLWNRYMSNTYEQLSKLDSTVQDAGLYDRQVVLIEVKNEDGTWPGQHFLAKKQPMLFGSQR, encoded by the exons ATGGCGGCGGCTGAaggcggcggggcgcggccggACGCGACGGTACAGCGGGCCGAGCTGGGGCCGCTGCTGGCCACGGCCCTCCGGCCGGGGGAGTCCTG GTACCTGGTGGACAGCCGCTGGTTCAAGCAGTGGAAGAAGTACGTGGGCTTCGACAGCTGGGATATGTTCGGCGCGGGCGATCCCGGCCTCTTCCCTGGGCCTATCGACAACTCGGGTCTCTTCGGCG ATCCAGAAACCCAGAGTTTAAAAGAACACCTCATTGACGAGCTAGATTACGTATTGGTTCCCACTGAAGCCTGGAATAAACTAGTAAAGTGGTATGGCTGCATAGATGGACAGCAGCCTATTGTGAGAAAA GTAGTGGAATATGGTCTGTTTGTGAAGCACTATAAGGTTGAAGTTTATCTTCTTGAGCTGAAGCTGTGTGAGAGCAGTGATCCTGACAATGTAATTAGCTGCCACTTTAGCAAAGCAGATACTGTTG CTAccattgagaaaaaaatgagaaaactgttTAATATCCCAGCCGAGAAGGAAACTAGGTTATGGAACAGGTATATGAGCAACACTTACGAGCAGCTCAGCAAGCTGGATAGCACTGTGCAAGATGCAGGGCTCTATGACCGTCAG GTTGTTCTAATAGAAGTGAAGAATGAAGATGGCACGTGGCCTGGACAGCATTTCCTGGCAAA GAAACAACCAATGCTTTTTGGAAGCCAAAGGTGA
- the USP4 gene encoding ubiquitin carboxyl-terminal hydrolase 4 isoform X3: protein MAAAEGGGARPDATVQRAELGPLLATALRPGESWYLVDSRWFKQWKKYVGFDSWDMFGAGDPGLFPGPIDNSGLFGDPETQSLKEHLIDELDYVLVPTEAWNKLVKWYGCIDGQQPIVRKVVEYGLFVKHYKVEVYLLELKLCESSDPDNVISCHFSKADTVATIEKKMRKLFNIPAEKETRLWNRYMSNTYEQLSKLDSTVQDAGLYDRQVVLIEVKNEDGTWPGQHFLAKSCLGLQKTSFKNTTQRSAPRLDSHGWHGIWENMGRYLENFSPPVVWNFTPEQLQNPHEVVEYLKRKCCGYSKEAQLTTLCWALASIYQTLLNIMQHPQRAGRENRPTGTAALPTLMTSTVGTQTLVTGTVATQTPATGTAAEPENQTVPVSVAPVQKKKYTKKSAHLMRDESEPGSSQEREEEAEPKITTRSLSPSELRDIQKDFSRHPGEHIVTWLLRCWDSGASSLELEGREAKQLGSLSREGGIDKAIGKKTQTLSLWRRLLLGVKERYPFKEDITCHPGKWTTMERGIQYLRELAVLEVIYNERLPTDPDEVQCTQPMWRKFLRSVPPLYANSLAIVSWKEGEGQTVDEVAGRLQQYEGSISSSLRACISAVEKLPDMLAEKLSREFQRFEDKFCPAPVQAPISAIRSRHSSAEEKGYRRYTPRSTLWFYLRDHGEDMREWDGKPTSTLEARVSELQGKTITKGDSSRKNAAPVASGQFPRQSRRADLISDPLEGTSDSCLQKVCKEYYD from the exons ATGGCGGCGGCTGAaggcggcggggcgcggccggACGCGACGGTACAGCGGGCCGAGCTGGGGCCGCTGCTGGCCACGGCCCTCCGGCCGGGGGAGTCCTG GTACCTGGTGGACAGCCGCTGGTTCAAGCAGTGGAAGAAGTACGTGGGCTTCGACAGCTGGGATATGTTCGGCGCGGGCGATCCCGGCCTCTTCCCTGGGCCTATCGACAACTCGGGTCTCTTCGGCG ATCCAGAAACCCAGAGTTTAAAAGAACACCTCATTGACGAGCTAGATTACGTATTGGTTCCCACTGAAGCCTGGAATAAACTAGTAAAGTGGTATGGCTGCATAGATGGACAGCAGCCTATTGTGAGAAAA GTAGTGGAATATGGTCTGTTTGTGAAGCACTATAAGGTTGAAGTTTATCTTCTTGAGCTGAAGCTGTGTGAGAGCAGTGATCCTGACAATGTAATTAGCTGCCACTTTAGCAAAGCAGATACTGTTG CTAccattgagaaaaaaatgagaaaactgttTAATATCCCAGCCGAGAAGGAAACTAGGTTATGGAACAGGTATATGAGCAACACTTACGAGCAGCTCAGCAAGCTGGATAGCACTGTGCAAGATGCAGGGCTCTATGACCGTCAG GTTGTTCTAATAGAAGTGAAGAATGAAGATGGCACGTGGCCTGGACAGCATTTCCTGGCAAA gtcttgtttagggttacaaaaaacttcttttaagaataccacccagagatctgccccaaggctggatagtcatgggtggcacggcataTGGGAgaatatgggcaggtatctagagaacttctcacctccagtggtttggaacttcactcccgaacaactacagaaccctcatgaagtggtagaatatttgaaaagaaaatgctgtggctattccaaagaggcacaacttaccacactgtgctgggccctggccagcatctaccaaacactgctcaatattatgcagcaccctcagcgggcagggagggaaaacagaccaacaggcactgcagctctTCCAACCCTCATGACAAGCACTGTGGGTACTCAAACCCTTGTGACAGGCACTGTGGCTACTCAAACCCCagcgacaggcactgcagctgaaccagagaaccaaactgtgccagtatcagttgcacctgtacagaagaagaaatacacaaaaaaatcagctcaCTTAATGAGGGATGaaagtgaaccagggtcatcacaagaacgggaggaagaggcagaaccaaaGATAACCACCCGATCCCTATCCCCGAGTGAGCTGCGAGATATACAAAAGGATTTCAGCCGCCatccaggtgagcacattgtcacctggctgctccgatgctgggatagCGGGGCCAgtagcttggaattagagggtagggaagccaagcagctgggatccctgtctagggaagggggcattgacaaggcgattgggaaaaagacacaaacgctcagcctctggaggcgacttctgttgggtgtgaaggaaaggtaccccttcaaggaagatatTACATGTCAcccaggcaagtggaccactatggagagaggtatccagtacctgagggaattagctgtgctagaggtgatttataatgagCGGttacccacagatccagatgaagtgCAATGCACGcaacccatgtggcggaagtttctacgaagcGTACCACCGTtgtatgccaactcattggccatagtgtcctggaaagaaggtgAGGGACagacagtggatgaagtggctggACGACTCCAGCAATACGAAGGAAGTATCTCTTCTTCCCTACGGGCCTGCATCTCAGCTGTGGAGAAACTGCCAGACATGCTAGCTGAGAAActgtcccgagagttccagcgATTTGAGGATAAGTTCTGCCCCGCACCTGTCCAGGCCCCtatctcagctattaggagtcGGCATTCTTCTGCTGAAGAGAAAGGgtatagaaggtacacaccacgtagtaccctgtggttttacctgcgtgaccacggagaggacatgagggagtgggatggaaaacctacctcaacCCTAGAGGCACGGGTAAGTgagttgcaaggaaaaacaatcacaaaaggggattcttcccggaaaaatgctgctccagttgcCAGTGGGCAGTTCCCcagacagagtagaagggctgatctcatttctgatcctcttgaagggacttctgattcatgTTTACAAAAAGTGTGTAAAGAATACTATGACTAG
- the GPX1 gene encoding glutathione peroxidase 1: MAAAGAGAASGGLAGMSARPLGAAEPLALGSLRGKVLLVSNVATLUGTTTRDFLQLNELQRRYGPRGLQVLGFPCNQFGHQENATNEEIPLSLEHVRPGNGYKPNFLLFEKCEVNGKNAHPLFAFLREALPFPHDDPSSLMTNPQYIIWSPVCRNDISWNFEKFLIGPDGVPFKRYSRHFETIKIQDDIELLLQKVPRNVLE; the protein is encoded by the exons atggcggcggcgggagcgggcgcGGCGTCGGGCGGGCTGGCGGGGATGTCGGCGCGGCCGCTGGGCGCGGCGGAGCCGCTGGCGCTGGGCTCGCTGCGGGGGAAGGTGCTGCTGGTGTCCAACGTGGCGACGCTCTGAGGCACCACCACCCGCGACTTCCTGCAGCTCAACGAGCTGCAGCGGCGGTACGGCCCCCGCGGGCTGCAGGTCCTCGGCTTCCCCTGCAACCAGTTCGGGCACCAG GAAAATGCTACGAACGAGGAGATCCCGCTCTCGCTGGAGCACGTTCGTCCCGGCAACGGGTACAAGCCCAATTTCCTCCTGTTCGAGAAGTGCGAGGTGAACGGGAAGAACGCGCACCCCCTCTTCGCCTTCCTGAGAGAGGCGCTGCCCTTCCCGCACGACGACCCCTCCTCGCTGATGACCAACCCGCAGTACATCATCTGGTCCCCCGTCTGCCGCAACGACATCTCCTGGAACTTCGAGAAGTTCCTCATCGGCCCCGACGGCGTGCCCTTCAAACGCTACAGCCGGCATTTCGAAACCATCAAGATCCAGGATGATATTGAattgcttctgcagaaggtaCCCAGGAATGTTCTCGAATAA